Genomic window (Spirosoma sp. KCTC 42546):
AGCGAAAGGCGATCTCCCTGTTCCATTATGGACTAAATCCAAACGGCTATCTGCTGCTCGGTAAATCCGAAACGGTGGGTAGTTTGACTACGCTGTTCGCTCAGGTAGAAAAAAACTATAAAATCTACATCCGAAAAAACGACGTAGTCAGCCGGGCATCCTTTGAGATGAGTCCCCGACTCGGATTTGATCGGTTGAATCCAGATAATCCGGAGCCCGATCACAAAGGAGAACGGTTCAGTGGGTCCGATGCACCAAAGCGGTCTGAACCGGCTTCTGAGGCAGGTTTCCCGGTTAATGATCTGGAAAAAACAATCGATGATTTACTCCTTCGCCATTATGTGCCTGCCAGTGTAGTGGTCAACGACGATCTGGATATCCTGCGATTTAGAGGGTCAACCAGTACATTTCTTGAACCTTCAACAGGGAAAGCCAGTCTGAACCTGTTGAAAATGGCCCGTCCCTCGCTGGTATTCGAACTACGTAACACAGTTCATAAAGCCCGAAAAGCTGGCCAGCCTGTACGCAAAACGGGACTAGAGGTGAAAATTAAAGACAAAGTGCATCAGGTGGCCATTGAAGTGGTTCCGCTTCGGACGGATACTGAGGAGCGGCTGTATCTGGTTCTTTTTGAAGAGGTGGAAGCAGCCGGGAGCGTAGGGACAGACCTGGCTGAGAAACGCAATCGCCGGATTAAGCAACTGGAAGAAGAACTGGCTACGCTGCGCGAAGATATGCGCTCGATTGTGGAGGAACAGGAAGCTAGCAACGAGGAACTCCAATCGGCCAATGAGGAAATCATTAGCAGCAATGAGGAGTTGCAGAGCATCAATGAAGAACTCGAAACCAGCAAAGAGGAAATTGAATCGACAAACGAAGAATTACTGACCATTAACCAGGAGTTGCAGGTTCGAAATGACCAGTTGTCGGAGGCCAATGAGTTTTCGGAGGTCATCTTTGCGACCATCCGGGAAGCTACCCTGGTGCTTGATGAAGACCTTCGGGTAAAGAGTGCCAACAAGACATTTTATAAATTATTCCGGGTAGATGAAGACCAAACCCAGGGGCGGCTTATTTACGAACTGGGCAACCGCCAGTGGGACATTCCTGCCCTGCGATTGTTGCTGTCTGATGTGATCCGACATAATGTTCAGGTCGATTCGTTTGAAGTGACCCATACCTTCACCGATATAGGGGAGAAAGTATTGCTGGTAAATGCCCGCCGGATTGTTCGGAACCAGGAAGCTATTTTGTTGGCTATTGAAGATATAACCGAACATCGCCGGGCCCAACGCCTGCTGGCCGAGCGCGAAGCCTGGCTCCATAATCTGGTTGAAAATGCGCCTGTACTAATCTGGGTGTCGGATGCCAATGGCCAGTACACATTCTTCAACAAAGCCTGGATCAACTTTACGGGCCATTCGTTAGCTGACTCTATAAAACAGGGTTGGGAAAAAGAAATACATCCCGACGACCAGCAATCGTATTTAGCTATTTACAAAAGTGCATTTGAAAAACGGTTGCCCTTTCAGCTTGAATTTCGGCTGAAACAGTACAATACTGAGTATAAATGGGTATTACTGAACGCCAGTCCCATGTTTTTACCAACTACGCTGGAGAACCATGCGTCCATTGAGGTGGGAGATTCTACAGGTATGGATTCATCCAGTGGTATATTCAATGGCTATATTGTTACCTGTGCTGAAATTGACAATCATAAAACACTACTTTAGGTATTAGACTTCCAGGCTCAGTAGGGGATTAAAAGGTGTTTGAAACTAGCGCATTGGTATTGCATGCCCAGCGGGAGTTAACCAACAAGAAGGTTGATGCTTCCAATGGAGGTTGGTTACTGGTTATTCGTTATTAGCCATCTAATAACGAATAACCAGTAACTAATAACTAACAATCAGGCATACTTGGGCAAGGTAACAGCCTCCCACCAATAGTGGCGGAATGAAGCAATACAATCGAGCCATTTTTCGTACCCCATAGGCTTAACAATGTACGAGTTACTTCGGAGGGAGTAGGATTCACTAATATCTTCAGGATCGCTGGATTGGCTTAGGATAACAACGGGTATTTCCCGGAACAGGTAATGCGCCTTAATCATTTCTAACAGTTGCCAGCCCATTTGCCGCTGGGGTAAGTATAAATCCAGTAAAATGAGTTTTGGCAATTCGCGTACATCGGCTTTACAGGCTTCCAGATACATGATTGCCTGAGCAGGTTCCTGCATCCAGATAGCCTCCACTTCAGGAAAACGCTGTAGTAATGCCCAATGAATAATGAACCATTGATCGGCATTATCTTCAACTACTAAGATGGTTGCCTTTCGAAATTTACGCGATGATGAAGTAGTCAAATTGGTCATAAACGAGTGGGATAAAGAGTACTGTAAAAATACAAAATGCTCTCGTTTTTAATCAAATGTATGTTGTTTTTTTGTTATATGAAGAGGCCGGATAGTAGGCTGGCTTTCCCTGTTCTGAACGCCAATAGCTGATACTGTTCCGGAGTTAACCGGCTATTGATTTGCTGCTGTCAGCTTAAGTGTGAACGAAAAATAGGGGTGATTATAAACCAATTTCGTACTCACAGGTTTAACTAACTGATTGATCCCCTGATTTTTGTTGACAATCGGGATGCGCTGAGATACCTATGGGAAAACGATCATTTTATATAGATAAAGGAGCTTATGCCAATCTCCTTGCTGGTATAGGCAGCCTACACACTACAGAACGAAAGGGGAATCTATCCGATTTTCAGGTATATGCTGACAATACATGGCTAGCCGATACCGTGATTATTGAGCAACTGACCCGCTCGCAGGGAGAGTGGCAGGTTGAGTTGTTGTTTGCTTCGATTCATAATCCGCTTAAATTTTTAAAGCAACGCATGATCGCTAATTCCTGCCCTGAATGGGCAGCTCAACTGGCGCACGTTAGGCGTAAACTGGCAGCCAATGATCGGCGGAGGGACATAACCATGTCAATCGGGCAGATGAATATCTGTTCGAATTGAGACTTGGAAATGGCTAAAATACTACTAGGTCAGTATATTAACAAGAGTAACGGCTTTGACCCTGGAGTTAATGCTGGATGTGTGTTCGTTTAGTCAATGAAACCAATCAGATGGAAGCGATTGAACTTACTATTGTGGCCCTGTCAGAAAGCCTGTCACAACCGGGTAACTACGCGCTTATTCTGGAAGATATGGTCAGTCAACGTCGTGTTCCGCTGATTATTGGTCCTGCTGAAGCTCGGGCTATTGCTATGGCAATAGAGAAAATGACTCCCTATCGACCGCAAACCCACGATCTGTTTTTTCAGACACTCGAACGCCTGAACACGCATCCAACGAGCGTTGAGATTCATCGGGTTGGCGAAAACAGTGTATTCTTTGCCTATCTACACCTCAATACCCCATCTGGGCCAGTAAGTATTGATGCCCGACCTTCCGACGCCATTGCATTAGCGGTCCGGGCGGGCTGTTCGATCTTTATGAACAAAACGGTTCTGGATATAAGTGGCTACTATCCCGACGATACTGCCCGCGCCCTGGATGGCTTTTACGCAGCTTGTACCCTCACCGAACTCGACGATTTGCTCGATAATACCCTGAAAAAAGAAGATTACGAGAGCGCAGCCCTTGTGCGTGACGCCATTGAGCGTCGAAAATAAGCCATAGACTAGACTACCCTTCACATTCGTTTGCCATCGTGGCCCCATATTCTTAGCGTAGGAATATTGGATTTACCCAATTTTACGTATTTTGGTAACAAGATTTGTTATCGAATGCTTTTCTTTGCCCAATTATTGCCTTGCCGTTTACATGTCGCCTGATCAAAAGGCTACTAGTAAAAAGCCCTTTAGGAGGCATAAAGGCACGTTATAGCACAATGAACCTATAGAAAGCTGCTGATAACGAGGTAAGTATCGCTGGATTTATGCGACTATCAGCCTTATCAGTTCTATATTTTATAGTGACCAATAGTTTATATTTGGTGATGTATTGCTACTGTAGTGACTAGCGTATTTGGGTGGACGTGTATTGACGGTAGGTCAATGAAACCAGAATAGGATAGTTTTTAACTAGTCTGAGTTCGATTTTTTGGCGAGGGGAAGAGCGGTATTTGTGAATAGAGGAGCTATTAAAACGAAATCAGGCGGTATTCGTAATTCAACTTAGAACCCATAAATGATGTTTTATAAATTTGATCCTCTTACGTATGCTAACTTTATTCACCGATGAAGAAGTAATTCTCCAATTCTCAGACAGCCACCCCAGGCAATGCTTCGAAACCCTGTATAAGCGGTATTTCGGCAAAGTGTATCGTCGCTGTTTGTCCATGACCCGAGATCATGAACTCGCTCAGGACTTTGCCCACGACATCTTTCTGAAGGTGTTTGCTAAACTGGACGCTTTTCAGCAACGATCTAGTTTTTCGACCTGGCTTTATGCCATTTCGTACAACTACTGTTCAGACCAGCTTCGACTCGCGAAGCGGCTTAAGTTTGATTCACTGGACAATCTGTTGAAACAGGATATACCTGATTCGGATTTTGCTCAGTTACACGAAGAGAAGCTCCAACTGGTGAGGGATGCACTGGCACAACTGACAATGAATGAGCAGGCATTACTTCACTTGAAGTATGAAGATGGCTTAACGGTTAATGAAATTGCAGGGTTGTATAGTCTTAAGGATTGTACTGTGAAAATGCGGCTCAAACGAAGTCGGGATAGAATGCATAAATGGTGTACTCAGCAGTATGCCTATCCTTCCATACCCACGTATTCATAATAGCCAAGACGTTGGCATTTTCAATCACAAAGCCCGCTATGACACTTCATGGCGGGCTTTTGTCGGTTCATCGCCCGAATGGTTGATGTTAACTGCTCCGTCAACTACTTTTGACCCACTAGAGAATGAATGTTGATGCGGTGTGCCAGCCCAAAGGACGGCCGCAACCTGCTATATTTACAAAGACGAAATCAACCTCAACGGGCTTTGAAGACCTTTAATGACCGGCCGTTACGAATTTTTGGTCCACTCACCCTGTTTGTAGTTGGAACCGTATTTTTTCGCCTGAACTGGTACTTTGAGCAACCCTTCAGCAGCGTACTCCGAACCGATCTGATTGCCCTTAGTGCGGGATACTTTTGTTGGAATCTGGCCCGCTGGGTGGTGCTTTCCTTACAAAAATACTATCCAGGTCTGGCCAATACCCGCCGTCGTCTGCAGTGGATGGTGCTGGCCCTTCCCGTGTTGGTCAATATTGGCTGGCTTGTCCGGCAGGTAGCTCACATCGCTTTCAACGGGTTAACTACATTCGATACGACACTGCCTGCCTATACCTACTCACTAGGTATTCAGCTATTTTACCATGCTATCTATTTTGTTATTTACGAAGGCAGTTATGTGCTACTAGCCTGGCAGCAGGCTTATGAGCGAAACGAACGACTCAAAAAACGAAAGCTTCAACTTCAGCTCGATACCCTGAAAAGCCAGATCAACCCGCACTTTCTGTTCAATAGCCTCAACTCGCTCTCCTCGCTGATTTACGACAATCCCGGTCAGGCCGAAAATGTTGTGGATGAAATCAGTAGTGTGTACCGGTATTTGCTACGTGCCAATGATGGGGAATTAACAACTCTTGGCCGGGAGTTGCAGTTTATTCAGTCCTATTTTCACCTGTTGAAAACCCGTTACGGGGCATGCCTTGATTTGCGGATTTCTGTTCAGGAAGCACAGCTGGAAATGAAGCTTCCGGCACTAACCCTCCAGCTGCTGCTGGAAAATGCTGTTAAACACAACATTATGTTGCCCGAACGACCGCTCCGGGTGGTTATAGAGACCCAGGAACAGTGGTTAATTGTGCGCAATAACTTGCAGCGGAAGAGTACCCCTGTACTGTCCAATCGGATTGGGTTGACCAACATCGCGACCAAATACCGATTACTGGGTGAAGGCGATCTATCTATTCTGGAAGCGGATGGACAGTTTGTGGTGACTTTACCCTTACTGGCTCATCAATATGAAATGCCGGTTCGTTCATGAAACCACTCAATGACACCCGCCTGCGTTTACTTGGCCCGGTTGGGTTGTTTTTGTTTGTTGGCCTTTTTTTTCGGCTGGACTGGTATCTCAAACTGCCTTTTAAAACGACACTGTTCAATGACGCCATTGCGCTGACGGCAGGACTAGTCTGCTGGCAAATTGCCCGCTACGTAGTTTTACAGATTCAATACCGGTATCCGGGCCTTGTCAATACCCGCCGGCGGTTACTGTACTTATTGGCAGCGCTGCCTGTGCTGGTTTTCTTTGCCTGGCTGATGCGTCATTGGGTGCGTTACCTGATTGATGGTAAATTCTTATACTTTACCAGTGCGGTCGAGCTTAGCCGGACGCTTGGTATACAGGTTTTCTATCATATCATTTATTTTTCGGTGTACGAAGGCTGGTACATTCTGCGCCAGTGGCAGCGTGAAACGGTAGAAAGCAGCGACCTGGAGAAGATGTCGCTACAAAGCCAGCTCACGTCCTTACAGAGCCAGGTTAATCCTCATTTTTTGTTTAACAGTCTCAACTCGCTTTCCGCACTGATCCGGGAGAATCCCGATTCTGCCGATCAGTTTTTAGACGAGCTTACCAGTGTGTTTCGATACTTGCTTCAGGCTGGGGACCAGCACTTGATTCCCTTACGCGATGAACTGAGTTTTATTCGGTCGTACTTTCATTTATTACAAACCCGATACCAAACCGGGCTACTCCTCAAATTAGCCATCGATGAACCGTTGCAAACGATGTTCATCCCTCCGCTTACCCTTCAAATGCTGGTTGAAAATGCTGTGCGCTACAATGTCATCCTGCCGGAGCAGCCCCTGCACATATGCATCAGCACAACGCCAGATGGCTGGCTACGCGTTGAAAATACCCTACAACGAAAGCCGCTTCGGGTGGATACAACGGGAGCCCGACTAACGAATCTGGCAACTAAGTATGAGTTATTAGGCCAGGAAACTGTGCTTATTGAAGAGAGAAGAGGTTGGTTTGTTGTAACTGTCCCCTTACTGAACGAAGAGTCGTCGATTAACTCGCCCAAGTTGCTGTTCAATAAGTAGTCATTGATGGTCATTGATAGTCACTCATGGTTTTTACGAATAATGACCATCAATGACTACTAATGACTATCAATGACCACGTAGTTAAGCCTGAACGATTGATGCCCCATCCTGGCGGTTTCACCGATAAAACCTATCGTTTCACCGAATACCAGCTTGAGGTATAGCTACTCTTTCCTGCATCTTCGACTCACGAACGGGCGGTGCACCCTTCTATACCTTTCTCTTTTTTACCGAACAACATAATGAACACTAAACGTATTCTATTCGCCAGTATGCCCTTAGAAGGGCACTTTAATCCACTAACAGGGCTGGCCGTTCATCTGCAACGGCTTGGCTACGATGTTCGCTGGTATACGGGGCCTTCGTATGCCGACAAAGTTCGTCGGCTTGGTTTACCGTTTTATCCGTATCAGCAGGCCATCGAGCTGAATCAGGATAATTTCGACGAGATAATACCGGAACGGAAGCAAATAAAGGGGGCTATTGCCAAGCTGCGATTCGATATTAACCATGCTTTTCTGTTGCGGGTACCGGAGTTTGTTGCCGATCTGACCAGTATTCATCAGGAGTGGCCGTTCGAGTTGCTCGTTTGCGATGTTGCCTTCACCGGTGCGCCCTTTATCCGACAATTGCTCAATGTGCCGGTGGCAGCAGTGGGTGTAGTGCCGCTCATCGAAACCTCCCGGGATTTGCCCCCGTCGGGGATGGGGCTAACACCAATGCGTGGGGTGCTGGGTAGACCCATACAGGCTTTACTGCGTTACCTGATCACGCATCACCTGCTAAAAACATGCACGGATCAATATAATCAACTGCTCCAGGCGTATGGCTTACCCAAAACATCCAAATTTCTCTTCGATGCCATGATTCAGCACTGCGACGTGTTACTGCAAAGCGGTGCGCCTGGGTTTGAGTACCCCCGTTCCGATATGAGCGAGACTATTCGGTTTGTTGGTCCCATGCTGCCTTATACTAATGGCGTAAAGCGCCCATTCGCGGACGTAACTAAAGCCCGGATGTATGAGCGTGTAGTTCTGGTAACGCAGGGAACCGTTGAGCGCGACGCAACGAAACTGATTGTTCCAACACTCGATGCCTTCAAAAACGATAGCCGAACGCTCGTCATTGTAACAACCGGGGGCTCACAAACCGCTGAATTAAGAGAGCGCTACCCCCAGGAAAACGTCATTATCGAAGACTTCATTGACTTCAACTCCGTTATGCCGTATACGGATGTATACGTGACCAACGCAGGCTACGGTGGTGTAATGCTGAGCCTTCAGCATGGTTTGCCAATGGTGGCGGCCGGGGTTCACGAAGGTAAAAATGAGATTGCTGCCCGTGTTGGGTATGTTAATGTGGGGGTAAACTTAAAAACTGAGCGTCCTACGGCCCGCCAGATTCAGACAGCCGTAGAAGAGGTGCTGACCAACCGGGACTACAAGCGGAATGCGCAACGCCTTCGGGCTGAATTTAAGCAGTATAATCCCAATGCACTTTGTACAAAGTACATTACAGACTTGCTGGGAAAGCAGCCAGTCGTGTGCGAGCCTGTCCTGAACCCTGTGGAGTAATTCATCAACCAAACTAATCCTGTTTCAGCGGATCATCATGAAAATTATTCGTTGACCCTAATAATAGTACGACGAATTCGATTCGGGTTGTTTTTCGGGTGAAGAAAGTCTGAAGATAAGTTTACGTAAAGTACTCATCGAACCTGTTTAAAGTAAATCCTTGGACAGGTTCATTCTTTTTAAGTTGATTCGTTCCGATCAAAATACCTGCTTAACGTTTGAACGGTAGATGCTACTTAGGAAGATGCTTTTAGGGTTAATGATACGGTCATTACCTGATGGCGCAGGGCTCCTGCCTTGCGCCATCGTTTAAGCCTGAATTAATCTATTCATGAAGAGTCTCATTTTCCTTAGCGTTTTTACGTGTAGTCTACTTACTCAACTGTGTTTGGCACAGCAACCGACCAAGCCGGTTGTTACGTACCGAAATCCAGTCATCTCGGGCGATTTTGCCGATCCATCCATTATCCGGGTTGGTACCACATACTATGCAGTAGGGACTTCCTCGGAGTGGGGGCCACCGTACCCCATGTATACATCCACCGATCTGGTTAACTGGGCGTACCTTGGGCCAGTTTTTAAGGAGATGCCCGCCTGGACGATGGGCAGCTACTGGGCACCGGAGCTTTTTTATCGGAATGGGACGTATTTCGTGTATTATACCGCCCGCCGGAAGTCGGACAAGCGCTCGTACATCGGCGTTGCCTCTACCCGCGACCTGCGGAAGGGCTTTACTGACCACGGTTTATTGATTGAATGGACGACCGAAGCTATCGACGCGTTTGTGCTGGAAGACCAGGGGAGGTTATACATTACCTGGAAAGCTTACGGACTAGACAAAGGAAAGGCTATTGAGATATTGGGTGCCGAACTCGCTGCCGATGGTCTTAAGGTGACTGGTAAAGCGTTTACGCTCCTGACCGCTGACAAAAACAACTGGGAAAGTGGAGGTGCAGAAGGGCAGGCTATTTTCAAACGGGGGCGCTATTACTACATGACTTATTCCGGCAATGCCTGTTGTGGGGCCCGCTGTAATTATCAGGTAGGTCTGGCCAGGGCCGAAAAGCTCCAGGGACCCTGGGAAAAGTACGCCGGAAATCCGGTGCTGGTCAGCGATAGCATCTGGAAATGCCCTGGCCACGGAACAGTAGTCACTACCCCCGATAACCGCTATTTTTACCTGCACCATGCGTATAACGGAGTCGATTTTACGTCTGTGGGCCGCCAGGGTGTACTCAGTGAATTAACCTGGGATGACAAAACCCAATGGCCTGCCTTTCGATACGGTACTGAAATGCCCGCTGTGGCTGAATCCCCAATGGGCGTCAGCCAAACGATGCAGCCTGGCCTGAAGCTGGACTTTGGAACCAACAAAACTGAAATGCCCTGGGTATGGGATGTAAGTTTGCCTAAACCTACGTTTACTGTTCAGGAAGGCCAGCTTCAGTTAGTAAATACGGCCTCTGGTTCAATAGGTAGTTTTCTGGGATTCGTTATCAAGCGAGGAACGTATACCTTCTCGGCAGCCATTCGCCCGCAAGTGGATGTCCTTCAAAGTATATGCCTGTACGGTGACGCATCGAATGGGCTTGGCTTGGGTGTCCGGAAAAGCCAACTGGAACTTTGGCAGGTGAAAGATGCCGTTCGAACGGTACTGGAAACACAGTCGATACCTGAATCGCTATCATCCATTAGCTTGCAAGTCCATACTGCTGCCGGACAATTTTACACATTTAGCTGGTATACGGGTGGCACAAACCCACAACTCCTAACAGCCGGACCACTCAATGGATCTTCCGTGCCCCGGTGGGATCGCGCCCCACGTATTGGGGTTAGCGTATCTGGGACGGGTAAAGAGAAGAGTCATATCCAATCCATTCAACTGAACTACAACTAAGCAGGCTGATTTTTGCCTTGATATTTAGTAGTAAACCGAGCCATTTTTCGCTTCTTATGGGGCAGAAATAGGATCAGTTATCTTATTCGTTCTAAACGGCCTTTTCAACTGCCTATAAACAGACAGCTGAAAAGGCTTTTTCGTATTCAGCACTATACACCTTGGCTCCACGTTTAGTAATAAATGTAATTACGCGAAGTTTTATTTTTACTTTTTTTTGCTGACGACTAAGGGTAAATAGGGTTGAATTCGTCACCCTATTAAATACTCATCCTTAGCCAATGCGCCCAGTCGAAAACTTTTCAGTTTCAGAAACTCCCTTTCACAAAGGGGGGATTCACCGGCATGATGAAATGCAGTCAGTAGTGGTAGATAATGAACATCTGATTCGGGTAGCTTTTGCAGAGTCGACAAACAAGGGCTTTGAAGCACTCTTTCGAGTCTATTATCAGGCCTTATTCAGCCATGCAGTTCGCTTTGTCTATACCAAAGAGAAAGCGGAAGATATCGTGTGCGAAGTCTTTCACGATTTTTGGAAGAGCAATAGTTTCAATTCCATTAAGATCACTTATCGGGCTTACCTGTATGCGGCTGTTCGAAACCGGGCCTATAGCTACATCCGCCACGAACTCCGGGAAGAGCGCAGCATGACCTCCCCAGAGCTGTCGGAGCAAATGCCCAGTACCGAAAGCCCGCAATTACTGATCGAATATGATGAGCTCTATCAACGGATCGAATCGGTTATTCACAACATGCCCCCCCAGTGCCAGCGTATCTTTCTGCTGAGCCGGTTCGAAGGAAAAAAGAACCACGAAATCGCTACCGAATTGGGCGTAGCCTTGAAGACCGTTGAGGCCCATATGGCCCGCGCATTAAGCCTCCTCCGTAAGGTCGTCCTCGCCCTGGGCCTGCTTTTTCTGGTTAGTTAACTAAGGGTAAAACACACCACCATTGTCAACCTTACTAAATGATGGATTATCATATGGAAGATATACTAGATAAAAAAGTAGTATTCGATTATTTCTCGGGTCATACAACCCCGCTTCAAAAAAAAGCAGTTGAGGCCTGGTTACAGGATACCGCTAATCATGAGCAATACTATCAGTGGTTGCATGAGTGGGAGTTATCCCATTTGCAGGCCACGGCATCCTGGCAGGATGCGTTTAATCGGACGCAGGAGCGAGTGAACCAGGAAATCCCCGCGAGCAGTCCCTTTTTGTCCGTATCCTATAATCGGAGCTGGTGGGCATTTTCTAATCGAAACATGGTGGCAGCCATTGTTCTGGTTACGCTGATTGGTGCTTCTTTATTCGGACTAAAGGATCGTATTTTTTATAAGACCATTCAGGTTGGCTATGGACAGACAGAGCAGGTTAAACTGACTGATGGATCGCTGGTCGTATTGAATGCCAACTCGTCGATCCGATTCCCGAGGTTTGGTTTTGGCGATGGTACCCGTACCGTTGAACTAACTGGCGAAGCCGATTTTCAGGTGCAGCATTCCCCAAAAAATCAGCGCTTTGTGGTGGTTACGCCCAAAGGATTGCAGGTAACCGTGTTAGGTACGCAGTTTACGGTTTTTGCCCGCCAGCGACGATCTCAGATAACACTACGCACGGGTAAAGTTGCGTTGCAAATGAGTCAGACGCCTAAAGCGCCTTCTATCATTATGAAGCCCGGCGACCTGGTAACCCTGGATAATTCGGGCAAACTAACCCGAGCGCATACGACTAATCCGGAAGTCCAGTCGGCCTGGAAGCATCAGCGGATTACGTTAGAGCGGACCTCGTTGAAAGAGATTGCCGCCATACTACAGGAAACGTACGGTTTTCAGGTCGAGATAAAAGAGCCTGAACTAGCTGATCGTACGGCAACGGGTTCCTTCCCCGCCCATAATGCCGATGAAGTTCTGGAAATGATCACTGAGCTGTTCGATATCAACTTTACCCGCCAGAATAATAAAATCGTTTTTAAAGACTAATTCCTACCCTCTAAATCCCGTTAAACCATGAGATACTTTTTACGGGTAACTCGTAAAGCATTACTACACAGTGGTTTGTTGTTTGTGTGCTATCAGGCACCGGCTCAATTGCTAGCCAGCACAAAAATTAACGCAGTGAGTACGCATGCTGTGCAGGCAACCACCATTTCGTTACGAGAGGTCCTGATTCAATTTAAAGCCCGCTATCATGTTGATATTCTGTTTGAAGATCGACTGGTCAATCAATCCGTGAATTCGTCCGTCATTGAAACAACGGCAACGCTGGAAGAGAATCTGACGAAGGTGCTTCAGCCGTATGATCTTCGCTTTAAAAAAATAAAGGACGGTGTTTACGTGATCGTGAAAAGCCGGAAGGCACAGAGCACGGCTAGTCAGGGCTTACCAACGGGCTCTGAGACGACAGACATCCTACCCACCACTCCGCTGAACCGGACTAGTCTGCAACCCTACAATTCGCTGGAAATGCACCTTCCGGCTCCGGCAGATATTCCGGTTCAGGGTAAAGTGATCGATGATAAAGGGGAGGGTTTACCCGGTGTCAGCATTGTTATAAAGGGTACACAAAAAGGAACAACCACCGATGCTGACGGAAATTATAAACTGGATGTTCCCACAGCGGCTGCCATCCTGATATTTAGTTTTGTAGGTTACCTGCCGCAGGAAGTCAACGTGGGCAATCGTACGGTTGTGGATGTTACACTCAAAACGGATGATAAAACGCTCGACGAGATTGTGGTGGTCGGGTACGGAACCGTCAAGAAAAAGGATTTGACGGGATCGGTTGGGGTAATCAGCAGCAAAGAAGTAAAAGATTTAGGCGTAACCCGGATTGAACAGGGGTTGGCTGGACGGGTAGCGGGTGTGCAGGTGAAAGCCGTTTCCGGCGAACCGGGTGCCGCACCGCAGATTCGGGTGAGAGGTATCGGTAGTATTTCGGCAGGAGCCGGTCCCCTGTATGTGGTCGATGGGTTTCCGACGGATAACATTCAGACCTTGAACCCAAACGATATTGAAACCCTGGACATTTTGAAAGACGCTTCGGCTACAGCTAT
Coding sequences:
- a CDS encoding CheR family methyltransferase, which encodes MPKKKSSSDQSESTSSAIVPIVAIGASAGGMEAMTELLEHLSPMTGLAYVYIQHLDSNFDSQLASILGRATTMPVRQAKHLMRIEPDHVYVIPPNQDIEVVDGLLTLQPRQSNGSPHMPIDRFFIALADRQKEGSIGVLLSGMANDGTLGLRAIKVAGGITFAQDETARFQSMPKSAISENVVDRVLSPIEIAHELELLSGKPELFRQTEQADVSEDDETDEDIKAVILLLRRAVGVDFGNYKITTIRRRIIRRMLLFKLETLKAYANYIKQHPDEMELLYNDLLINVTTFFRDPETMDYLLKVLFPRIIKEKGAREPIRIWVPACSTGQEAYSLAILLIEALGDMASSMTIQVFATDLSEAAVAKARMGSYTKSEVMDVSARRLQRFFTKTDDHYRINRAVRDLCVFAPHNLLKDPPFSRLDFVSCRNLLIYLGSTYQRKAISLFHYGLNPNGYLLLGKSETVGSLTTLFAQVEKNYKIYIRKNDVVSRASFEMSPRLGFDRLNPDNPEPDHKGERFSGSDAPKRSEPASEAGFPVNDLEKTIDDLLLRHYVPASVVVNDDLDILRFRGSTSTFLEPSTGKASLNLLKMARPSLVFELRNTVHKARKAGQPVRKTGLEVKIKDKVHQVAIEVVPLRTDTEERLYLVLFEEVEAAGSVGTDLAEKRNRRIKQLEEELATLREDMRSIVEEQEASNEELQSANEEIISSNEELQSINEELETSKEEIESTNEELLTINQELQVRNDQLSEANEFSEVIFATIREATLVLDEDLRVKSANKTFYKLFRVDEDQTQGRLIYELGNRQWDIPALRLLLSDVIRHNVQVDSFEVTHTFTDIGEKVLLVNARRIVRNQEAILLAIEDITEHRRAQRLLAEREAWLHNLVENAPVLIWVSDANGQYTFFNKAWINFTGHSLADSIKQGWEKEIHPDDQQSYLAIYKSAFEKRLPFQLEFRLKQYNTEYKWVLLNASPMFLPTTLENHASIEVGDSTGMDSSSGIFNGYIVTCAEIDNHKTLL
- a CDS encoding response regulator, translated to MTNLTTSSSRKFRKATILVVEDNADQWFIIHWALLQRFPEVEAIWMQEPAQAIMYLEACKADVRELPKLILLDLYLPQRQMGWQLLEMIKAHYLFREIPVVILSQSSDPEDISESYSLRSNSYIVKPMGYEKWLDCIASFRHYWWEAVTLPKYA
- a CDS encoding bifunctional nuclease family protein, producing the protein MCVRLVNETNQMEAIELTIVALSESLSQPGNYALILEDMVSQRRVPLIIGPAEARAIAMAIEKMTPYRPQTHDLFFQTLERLNTHPTSVEIHRVGENSVFFAYLHLNTPSGPVSIDARPSDAIALAVRAGCSIFMNKTVLDISGYYPDDTARALDGFYAACTLTELDDLLDNTLKKEDYESAALVRDAIERRK
- a CDS encoding RNA polymerase sigma factor, coding for MLTLFTDEEVILQFSDSHPRQCFETLYKRYFGKVYRRCLSMTRDHELAQDFAHDIFLKVFAKLDAFQQRSSFSTWLYAISYNYCSDQLRLAKRLKFDSLDNLLKQDIPDSDFAQLHEEKLQLVRDALAQLTMNEQALLHLKYEDGLTVNEIAGLYSLKDCTVKMRLKRSRDRMHKWCTQQYAYPSIPTYS
- a CDS encoding sensor histidine kinase, which translates into the protein MKTFNDRPLRIFGPLTLFVVGTVFFRLNWYFEQPFSSVLRTDLIALSAGYFCWNLARWVVLSLQKYYPGLANTRRRLQWMVLALPVLVNIGWLVRQVAHIAFNGLTTFDTTLPAYTYSLGIQLFYHAIYFVIYEGSYVLLAWQQAYERNERLKKRKLQLQLDTLKSQINPHFLFNSLNSLSSLIYDNPGQAENVVDEISSVYRYLLRANDGELTTLGRELQFIQSYFHLLKTRYGACLDLRISVQEAQLEMKLPALTLQLLLENAVKHNIMLPERPLRVVIETQEQWLIVRNNLQRKSTPVLSNRIGLTNIATKYRLLGEGDLSILEADGQFVVTLPLLAHQYEMPVRS